The following coding sequences are from one Diprion similis isolate iyDipSimi1 chromosome 9, iyDipSimi1.1, whole genome shotgun sequence window:
- the LOC124410657 gene encoding very-long-chain 3-oxoacyl-CoA reductase-like gives MVTAMSLVEKIGYFTIIFWGCRFVRKIIHMLYKSFLSPGMPIDLYSMGRWGVVTGCSHGLGKAYAEALAKMGINVVLINATGIDMLKVVASEIESIYNVRTKVIELDLSQGLQAYELIEKETFGMEVGILVNNLGKGYPHPEYFLDLPHKEKIYMNIIQCNVVVVTNMCRIFLPQMVLRGRGVIVNVAASAAVMPSPMLTVFAASKAYILKFSKDLSAEYAKHGIIIQCLLPGSLTNTTFKSPHNGWIVPTPDNYVASAINTIGQDDNTTGFFPHTVMVTLVRIAYKLSAPLVIKFTTCAMEGNRSNALRRYIE, from the coding sequence ATGGTCACAGCCATGTCCCTGGTCGAGAAAATAGGCTACTTTACTATCATATTTTGGGGATGCCGATTTGTACGCAAGATTATTCACATGTTGTACAAAAGCTTTCTCTCTCCTGGGATGCCGATTGACTTATACTCGATGGGTAGATGGGGTGTCGTAACTGGATGCTCTCACGGTCTAGGCAAGGCATACGCCGAAGCGCTTGCCAAAATGGGTATAAACGTGGTCCTCATAAACGCAACAGGAATCGATATGCTGAAAGTTGTTGCAAGCGAAATTGAATCCATTTACAACGTTAGGACCAAAGTAATTGAGCTGGATTTATCACAAGGTCTTCAAGCCTATGAattgatagaaaaagaaacatttgGCATGGAAGTGGGTATCCTGGTCAATAATCTTGGTAAGGGCTACCCACACCCTGAGTACTTCCTTGACTTACcacacaaagaaaaaatctacATGAACATAATCCAGTGCAATGTAGTCGTCGTTACAAACATGTGTCGTATTTTCCTGCCACAAATGGTTCTGCGAGGAAGAGGCGTCATAGTAAATGTCGCTGCATCAGCGGCGGTTATGCCCAGCCCGATGCTGACTGTTTTTGCCGCATCGAAAGCatacattttgaaattcagtaaagaTTTGAGTGCCGAATACGCGAAACATGGCATTATCATTCAATGTCTCCTTCCCGGAAGCCTGACTAATACCACATTCAAATCACCACATAATGGATGGATTGTaccaacgcctgacaactatGTCGCGAGTGCAATCAACACTATTGGCCAGGATGATAACACCACAGGCTTCTTCCCGCACACAGTCATGGTCACCCTCGTTAGAATAGCTTACAAATTATCTGCTCCACTTGTTATCAAGTTTACCACTTGCGCAATGGAAGGGAATCGTAGTAACGCCCTGCGAAGATACATTGAGTAA
- the LOC124410654 gene encoding uncharacterized protein LOC124410654 isoform X2 has translation MRYDILLPVERVERRHHTVENHYKFERAKVIERDHFHDQYVNLKICGAEETTEYVNNGRITFFQCLNRTPRIAKISMHVIQGGLGTPELVVKVTYTPVQFLVRSMLNITCHIRTENMYDGTVGEKLLLNLSGVQETRTLLAPVVLGREMKEAKESTDHRSVTEASTGYTVKLNESSSNTGKLVTSSSIEATSLRAHKMTVHAKSFGELNVDTLGTDKTKFRTTGASLSTSSTDNNDRKSTLTPSTINLNCVTCEEPAKSIIPNGEVHMSTGKMTTTNTNRKLTTDIRNFVGSSMISSHIGAKSQNTHTTAHTTVTNPLTMNMYGRTTLGTEKLKMHAKGMSVKSITEDPKCGTLNDEIISSLGTSQRPGKPRSKLKYSNKTEKKEKPTREHDLTTVPDEGIVLELDETTCSGETCMINAMGEKTTASTSTATQLLISTRTVELSLQKSQTSPTSPTIEKITREAKIDGSKLRYKIMKVVTSPWFNSAIKAVPKDMKKKISLAKITY, from the coding sequence ATGAGGTACGATATTCTATTGCCAGTAGAAAGAGTCGAGAGAAGGCATCACACTGTGGAGAATCACTACAAATTTGAGAGGGCAAAGGTAATTGAACGAGATCATTTTCACGACCAGTATGTCAATCTGAAGATTTGCGGGGCGGAAGAAACAACAGAATATGTGAACAATGGCAGAATAACATTTTTCCAATGCCTTAATCGAACGCCGAGGATTGCTAAAATATCCATGCATGTCATTCAAGGAGGACTAGGAACACCTGAATTGGTGGTAAAAGTCACTTATACACCTGTACAATTTTTGGTAAGAAGTATGTTAAACATAACTTGTCATATACGGACGGAGAATATGTATGATGGTACAGTTGGAGAAAAGCTCTTGCTGAATTTGTCTGGTGTTCAAGAAACAAGAACACTGCTTGCACCAGTTGTACTTGGAAGGGAAATGAAGGAAGCAAAAGAATCAACAGATCATCGCTCTGTGACTGAAGCGTCAACTGGATATACAGTAAAGTTGAATGAATCAAGTAGCAATACCGGAAAACTTGTGACGAGTTCTTCCATTGAAGCTACTAGTCTCAGAGCACATAAGATGACAGTGCATGCTAAGTCGTTTGGTGAATTAAATGTTGATACGTTAGGAACAGATAAAACCAAGTTCCGTACAACAGGAGCAAGTCTGAGCACAAGTAGTACAGATAACAATGATAGGAAATCAACTTTAACTCCAAGTACAATTAATTTGAACTGTGTAACTTGTGAGGAACCTGCAAAATCAATTATACCAAATGGAGAAGTACACATGTCCACTGGGAAGATGACGACGACTAATACTAATAGAAAATTAACTACAGATATAAGAAATTTTGTTGGATCGAGTATGATAAGCTCTCACATCGGAGCTAAAAGTCAGAATACACACACAACAGCACATACTACAGTGACAAATCCACTAACAATGAATATGTATGGAAGAACAACCTTAGGTACTGAGAAACTTAAAATGCATGCTAAAGGAATGAGTGTAAAATCGATTACCGAAGATCCTAAATGTGGTACGTTGAATGATGAGATCATTTCAAGTTTGGGAACAAGCCAGAGACCTGGAAAACCAAGATCAAAGCTGAAGTATAGtaataaaactgaaaaaaaagaaaagccaACTCGAGAACATGATCTGACCACTGTGCCAGATGAAGGAATAGTTCTGGAATTAGACGAAACTACATGTTCTGGTGAAACTTGTATGATCAATGCAATGGGAGAGAAAACAACAGCAAGTACTAGCACCGCGACTCAACTACTAATAAGCACAAGAACTGTTGAATTGAGTTTGCAGAAAAGTCAGACAAGTCCAACAAGTCCAACAATAGAGAAGATAACTCGAGAGGCAAAAATTGATGGTTCAAAACTgcgttataaaattatgaaggTTGTGACATCTCCATGGTTCAATTCAGCAATAAAGGCTGTGCcaaaagacatgaaaaaaaagataagctTGGCAAAGATAActtattaa
- the LOC124410654 gene encoding uncharacterized protein LOC124410654 isoform X1, translated as MIMFGKRIKESILYPATVGVLVFIFIAFEPCAAILMRYDILLPVERVERRHHTVENHYKFERAKVIERDHFHDQYVNLKICGAEETTEYVNNGRITFFQCLNRTPRIAKISMHVIQGGLGTPELVVKVTYTPVQFLVRSMLNITCHIRTENMYDGTVGEKLLLNLSGVQETRTLLAPVVLGREMKEAKESTDHRSVTEASTGYTVKLNESSSNTGKLVTSSSIEATSLRAHKMTVHAKSFGELNVDTLGTDKTKFRTTGASLSTSSTDNNDRKSTLTPSTINLNCVTCEEPAKSIIPNGEVHMSTGKMTTTNTNRKLTTDIRNFVGSSMISSHIGAKSQNTHTTAHTTVTNPLTMNMYGRTTLGTEKLKMHAKGMSVKSITEDPKCGTLNDEIISSLGTSQRPGKPRSKLKYSNKTEKKEKPTREHDLTTVPDEGIVLELDETTCSGETCMINAMGEKTTASTSTATQLLISTRTVELSLQKSQTSPTSPTIEKITREAKIDGSKLRYKIMKVVTSPWFNSAIKAVPKDMKKKISLAKITY; from the exons ATGATCATGTTTggtaaaagaataaaagagtCTATTCTGTATCCAG ccACAGTTGGAGTGCTggtattcattttcattgcgTTTGAGCCGTGCGCTGCAATTCTCATGAGGTACGATATTCTATTGCCAGTAGAAAGAGTCGAGAGAAGGCATCACACTGTGGAGAATCACTACAAATTTGAGAGGGCAAAGGTAATTGAACGAGATCATTTTCACGACCAGTATGTCAATCTGAAGATTTGCGGGGCGGAAGAAACAACAGAATATGTGAACAATGGCAGAATAACATTTTTCCAATGCCTTAATCGAACGCCGAGGATTGCTAAAATATCCATGCATGTCATTCAAGGAGGACTAGGAACACCTGAATTGGTGGTAAAAGTCACTTATACACCTGTACAATTTTTGGTAAGAAGTATGTTAAACATAACTTGTCATATACGGACGGAGAATATGTATGATGGTACAGTTGGAGAAAAGCTCTTGCTGAATTTGTCTGGTGTTCAAGAAACAAGAACACTGCTTGCACCAGTTGTACTTGGAAGGGAAATGAAGGAAGCAAAAGAATCAACAGATCATCGCTCTGTGACTGAAGCGTCAACTGGATATACAGTAAAGTTGAATGAATCAAGTAGCAATACCGGAAAACTTGTGACGAGTTCTTCCATTGAAGCTACTAGTCTCAGAGCACATAAGATGACAGTGCATGCTAAGTCGTTTGGTGAATTAAATGTTGATACGTTAGGAACAGATAAAACCAAGTTCCGTACAACAGGAGCAAGTCTGAGCACAAGTAGTACAGATAACAATGATAGGAAATCAACTTTAACTCCAAGTACAATTAATTTGAACTGTGTAACTTGTGAGGAACCTGCAAAATCAATTATACCAAATGGAGAAGTACACATGTCCACTGGGAAGATGACGACGACTAATACTAATAGAAAATTAACTACAGATATAAGAAATTTTGTTGGATCGAGTATGATAAGCTCTCACATCGGAGCTAAAAGTCAGAATACACACACAACAGCACATACTACAGTGACAAATCCACTAACAATGAATATGTATGGAAGAACAACCTTAGGTACTGAGAAACTTAAAATGCATGCTAAAGGAATGAGTGTAAAATCGATTACCGAAGATCCTAAATGTGGTACGTTGAATGATGAGATCATTTCAAGTTTGGGAACAAGCCAGAGACCTGGAAAACCAAGATCAAAGCTGAAGTATAGtaataaaactgaaaaaaaagaaaagccaACTCGAGAACATGATCTGACCACTGTGCCAGATGAAGGAATAGTTCTGGAATTAGACGAAACTACATGTTCTGGTGAAACTTGTATGATCAATGCAATGGGAGAGAAAACAACAGCAAGTACTAGCACCGCGACTCAACTACTAATAAGCACAAGAACTGTTGAATTGAGTTTGCAGAAAAGTCAGACAAGTCCAACAAGTCCAACAATAGAGAAGATAACTCGAGAGGCAAAAATTGATGGTTCAAAACTgcgttataaaattatgaaggTTGTGACATCTCCATGGTTCAATTCAGCAATAAAGGCTGTGCcaaaagacatgaaaaaaaagataagctTGGCAAAGATAActtattaa
- the LOC124410656 gene encoding lanC-like protein 2 isoform X2 translates to MSNVSATTSESSRYHENTFRETYELEKNLIVDKDNDAICDGFKETLTVSVRSLIRELERNKNYFENSTDFSIYTGTTGIANLYYHYGTNYKDQSYIDRAAEMIEKSLSSLKTSKRVITFLCGSAGPLALGAVINHLHFSKDKSRSMISDLAGLSKHVIGKNSDCPDELLYGRAGYLYSLLFVNNRITPPPFETSLIKQVIGCILNSGQVTAKAVRCKSPLHYSWHDKLYLGGAHGLAGILFLLLQAVPYLTEYQLKEQIEPAICYLIKMRFASGNFPSSVGNQSDKLVHWCHGAPSMTMLFCQAYQVFANPEYLRVALECGDVVWSRGLLKKGYGICHGVAGNAYTFLYLYQTTKSFNFIGDQTLVQSLQVCRMVHGLR, encoded by the exons ATGAGCAATGTATCTGCTACCACATCAGAAAGTTCCCGGTACCATGAGAACACCTTTAGAGAGACCtatgaattggaaaaaaatctcatagTTGACAAAGATAACGATGCG ATTTGTGATGGCTTCAAAGAAACATTAACAGTCAGTGTTAGAAGCTTAATCAGGGAActggaaagaaataaaaactactttgaaaattctactGACTTTTCAATTTACACAGGAACTACGGGAATAGCAAACTTGTATTACCATTATGGCACAAATTATAAAGACCAATCTTACATTGAT AGAGCTGcggaaatgattgaaaaaagtctAAGCAGTTTGAAAACTTCTAAGAGGGTGATTACATTTTTGTGTGGAAGTGCAGGTCCGTTAGCCTTAGGGGCAGTTATTAATCACTTGCATTTTTCCAAAGATAAATCGCGCTCAATGATCTCAGA CTTAGCGGGATTATCAAAGCACGTTATTGGCAAAAATAGCGATTGTCCCGACGAATTACTTTATGGACGTGCTGGCTATCTTTACTCACTACTGTTTGTTAACAACCGTATAACTCCCCCACCTTTTGAGACAAGCCTCATCAAACAG GTGATTGGATGCATTTTAAATTCTGGCCAAGTCACTGCCAAGGCTGTACGCTGCAAATCTCCGTTGCACTACTCTTGGCACGATAAACTTTATCTGGGAGGTGCGCATGGCTTAGctggaatattatttttattacttcag GCAGTTCCATACCTGACAGAGTATCAGCTCAAGGAACAGATAGAACCAGCTATATGCTACCTCATAAAGATGAGATTTGCTTCTGGCAATTTCCCGTCTTCTGTTGGCAATCAGTCAGATAAATTGGTTCACTGGTGCCATGGAGCCCCTTCGATGACTATGCTTTTTTGTCAAGCCTATCAG GTCTTTGCGAATCCGGAATATCTTCGAGTCGCTTTAGAATGCGGAGACGTAGTATGGTCTAGAGGACTTTTGAAGAAAGGGTATGGAATATGTCACGGTGTTGCAGGAAATGCTTATACGTTTTTGTATCTCTACCAAACAACCAAA tcatttaattttatagGAGATCAGACACTTGTACAGAGCTTGCAAGTTTGCAGAATGGTGCATGGATTACGGTAA
- the LOC124410656 gene encoding lanC-like protein 2 isoform X1 has translation MSNVSATTSESSRYHENTFRETYELEKNLIVDKDNDAICDGFKETLTVSVRSLIRELERNKNYFENSTDFSIYTGTTGIANLYYHYGTNYKDQSYIDRAAEMIEKSLSSLKTSKRVITFLCGSAGPLALGAVINHLHFSKDKSRSMISDLAGLSKHVIGKNSDCPDELLYGRAGYLYSLLFVNNRITPPPFETSLIKQVIGCILNSGQVTAKAVRCKSPLHYSWHDKLYLGGAHGLAGILFLLLQAVPYLTEYQLKEQIEPAICYLIKMRFASGNFPSSVGNQSDKLVHWCHGAPSMTMLFCQAYQVFANPEYLRVALECGDVVWSRGLLKKGYGICHGVAGNAYTFLYLYQTTKEIRHLYRACKFAEWCMDYGKHQNRTPDRPFSLFEGLAGTIYFLIDVQKPLLAKFPAYAI, from the exons ATGAGCAATGTATCTGCTACCACATCAGAAAGTTCCCGGTACCATGAGAACACCTTTAGAGAGACCtatgaattggaaaaaaatctcatagTTGACAAAGATAACGATGCG ATTTGTGATGGCTTCAAAGAAACATTAACAGTCAGTGTTAGAAGCTTAATCAGGGAActggaaagaaataaaaactactttgaaaattctactGACTTTTCAATTTACACAGGAACTACGGGAATAGCAAACTTGTATTACCATTATGGCACAAATTATAAAGACCAATCTTACATTGAT AGAGCTGcggaaatgattgaaaaaagtctAAGCAGTTTGAAAACTTCTAAGAGGGTGATTACATTTTTGTGTGGAAGTGCAGGTCCGTTAGCCTTAGGGGCAGTTATTAATCACTTGCATTTTTCCAAAGATAAATCGCGCTCAATGATCTCAGA CTTAGCGGGATTATCAAAGCACGTTATTGGCAAAAATAGCGATTGTCCCGACGAATTACTTTATGGACGTGCTGGCTATCTTTACTCACTACTGTTTGTTAACAACCGTATAACTCCCCCACCTTTTGAGACAAGCCTCATCAAACAG GTGATTGGATGCATTTTAAATTCTGGCCAAGTCACTGCCAAGGCTGTACGCTGCAAATCTCCGTTGCACTACTCTTGGCACGATAAACTTTATCTGGGAGGTGCGCATGGCTTAGctggaatattatttttattacttcag GCAGTTCCATACCTGACAGAGTATCAGCTCAAGGAACAGATAGAACCAGCTATATGCTACCTCATAAAGATGAGATTTGCTTCTGGCAATTTCCCGTCTTCTGTTGGCAATCAGTCAGATAAATTGGTTCACTGGTGCCATGGAGCCCCTTCGATGACTATGCTTTTTTGTCAAGCCTATCAG GTCTTTGCGAATCCGGAATATCTTCGAGTCGCTTTAGAATGCGGAGACGTAGTATGGTCTAGAGGACTTTTGAAGAAAGGGTATGGAATATGTCACGGTGTTGCAGGAAATGCTTATACGTTTTTGTATCTCTACCAAACAACCAAA GAGATCAGACACTTGTACAGAGCTTGCAAGTTTGCAGAATGGTGCATGGATTACGGTAAACATCAAAACAGGACCCCGGATCgaccattttcattatttgaag GACTGGCAGGTACGATTTACTTTCTCATTGATGTTCAGAAGCCATTGTTGGCCAAGTTCCCTGCGTATGCCATATGA